In a genomic window of Alcanivorax sp.:
- a CDS encoding GspH/FimT family pseudopilin: protein MKRETGTTLMELMVSLIIMGLVLSLSLPSLQQLVTNQRLAAAANDTLALMLQARSSSLVQGDIVICIKNSDCNGHSPGPGLMAFHDSNKNLKHDTGENIVAETGDTKQIQWQWKSFRGKPWFRYKATGKGYYQNGSFYVCLKDVGKRVVVNWVGRPRVESSIPKGSCPVTP from the coding sequence ATGAAAAGAGAAACCGGCACAACACTGATGGAGCTTATGGTCTCGCTGATCATAATGGGGCTAGTACTATCCCTCTCCCTGCCCTCACTGCAACAACTCGTCACCAATCAGCGGCTGGCCGCAGCCGCCAATGATACACTGGCATTAATGTTACAAGCCCGTAGCAGCAGCCTTGTGCAAGGCGACATCGTGATCTGCATCAAGAACAGTGACTGCAATGGCCATAGCCCGGGGCCGGGGCTGATGGCTTTCCACGACAGCAACAAGAATCTGAAACATGACACAGGGGAGAACATTGTCGCGGAAACCGGTGACACAAAACAAATTCAATGGCAGTGGAAAAGTTTCCGGGGCAAACCCTGGTTTCGATACAAAGCCACTGGCAAAGGGTACTACCAGAACGGGAGCTTTTACGTCTGCCTGAAGGATGTTGGCAAACGAGTGGTGGTTAACTGGGTGGGTCGGCCAAGAGTGGAAAGCAGTATACCGAAGGGGAGCTGCCCGGTTACTCCGTAA